GCTTGACATCCCAAGTGTCCTGAAACCTAGGCAGTGAAGGCCTCAGGTTAAAAATTCCCCTCATTAACCTGTTGACCAGGGGGTGGTTGCCTGCCCTGCAGCCGTCTACAACTATCCCCAGTGAGGACAGGACCCCAATCGCCGTATTGACACAATTGTAAGCCACACCCCTGTGGAAAGTTTCAGTTAAAAAATTTACATCAGTTACAGTGGGAGTAGTGGGATCGATATCCCATCTATGACAAAATTGTGCCCACCTGTTGACATGCGATCGATATTGTTTTTTAGTGCCTGGTTTCCATGACACCAAGATAAGGTCCGTACCTTTCTCAGATATGCCTCATTCTCGCAAGCTTTCCCAGAAAGTAGACAAACCATCAACCTGGAATGGGACATGACAGGATGTTCTTCCGTCGACAGGGGCCACACcagcactttcttcctcctcatgatcCTCGGGTCTTCTACGAGCAGTCTGAGAAGTCTACCCATCCAAGGCTGGGATGTCTACAATGGAACAATCATCCAACCTCTGGCCCTCTCTGCTCTGAACTTCTGCAGGCATCTAGCAATCAGGGAGAAAGGggggaaaatataaacaagtcCCAATGTTGCCCAATTAAAACTGAATGCATCACAATAATTTGTTTCTTGGTCTGGCCTCCAGGAGCAGAACCAAGGCACTTGCCTGTTCAACCTTGAGGCAAATAAATCAATGCTGGGTGTGCCAAAAATATGGCATAAATCTCTGAAAATTTTCTCATTCAACTtccattcatgtctgtcattGAAGTTCCTAGATGCTGTATCAGCCAAAATATTATCACTCCCAGGAATATAAGAACACGTTACCCATGCATCATAATCCAAGCACCAGTTCCAAATATCAGTGCAGACATTGTTACAAGCCACAGACTTAGTGCCTCCCATCTCATTAATGTAATTTACTGCTGTAGTATTGTCACAAAAAACCTTAATGTGCTTTCCTCAAACCTCATTTGCAAAAGATTCTAATGCAAGAAGCACAGCTTTGAGTTCCCGGGCATTAATGTGAAACCTCCTTTTCTCTGCCGACCATCGTCCATTAACTGACTGAAGCATCTGTGTATAAAACAATGTCAGAAGCTGGGTGAATTATTCGCCTATGTCAGGTGTCAACATGTTCAATCCACCACATCAAGTTAGTTTTCATTTCATCTGTGATCAACATCTTTTTGTCAAAGTCCCCACAACTCCTTCGCAATGCTGTTATCTTTGTCAATTCAAGGTGACGATAGTGTAACTTCCTAAGTTCTACAGCTGGGATGGCAGTAACTAGAAGCCCAATCACCCTGGCCACTTCTCTGATCTTGTCACAAGTCTTAGCTAGTAATTGTCTATATCCAAGGAGAATTTGCTATTTCCTATGTACCGGTAAGATAACAATCATTTTCTCAGAATCAATGACATTACCTAGATATTCAATACATTTAGTGGGCACTAGCACAGATTTCTCAACATTAATACAAAAGCCCATTTTCCTGAGTAAGTCAACAGTAGAATAAATGCAATCATAGCACCCTGCAAAGAAGCAGTACACATGAGCGTGTCATCAATAAAGCTTGTGATGGTAAAACCTTTTTCTCTTAAAGTTGTAAAAATAGGTTTCATGAGCTTAGTAAAAAGTCTAGAACCTTCTGAAATTCCATTGGGAAGACAGGTGAACTGATAAACTTTGCCATGCCATTGAAAACAAAGGTATTTCTGTTGTTCCTCCGAAATCTTAACAGAGTAATAGGCATGTTTTAGATCCACAGACGCCAAATAGTCACCTTTATTTACAAGTCTGATAGCTTGCTCAAAATTTTCCATCTTGAAATGTGTATAGGGAAtgtgtttgtttaatttctctAAATTAAGTACCATTCTGTAACCtccatcctttttcttcctcaaaaACACAGGGGAAATGATCTGATCTGCCCTTCTCTGTATTTTCCTAACAACATTAAGTTCCAATAACTTAGAAATTTCCTGTGAAAAAATAATTTGTTCCATCAAGCTAAAGTTATATTCCATATCCTCAAAACAAATAAccaatttcattgacattaatgTTCAAGTGACAATGTTCAACTATCTCCAAAATATGTGGATCACTAGTGATTTTTCTCCACTCATGCACAAACTTGTGAAGGGAACCTGTAGCTAGGCGGATATATGACTAAATTGTTCATTTTGGGTTAAAAGCATGACATTTGGCAGAAAGTTAGGCTAGGCCTATATGATGATTTTCAGATATGGGGCCATCATGAACTCTGCCCAGGAGGCGAATGGCAGCCATTTTCCAATATGGCCGCCAGTAAAATGTACATAACCTAATTCAGGGTAATTTTGTCAGCATAACGTGTTTAAAAGTGGATTAAATGCTTTCAGATTAATAAGATATTTATTATGACGTTCTGAGGGTAACTACATATTTGACCTATGATGACCTATGATGACCTTGGTTGACCTTAAAATGACAATTTTTGCGAAAATAGGGGAAATACCCCTTTTTTACCCAAAACATCATATTTTTCGGATTTTTGTCCTCGGTAAGTTTTATTACCATAGTATCGCTCGGTCGAGTCAATCTCCGACCGTCATCAGGCGGTTGCTGACCCTGAGAAAGGCCTAATAATATGTTGAATATGGACAACCTACTTcaaaaatacgtaaacaaagcTGAACCGTTACGCGAACTTGAGCCCTATATGTAGGTAATACATAGTGGTACACAATACACTCGTACAATACACTCAATACACAAAGAGTGGGGTACAAAATGTCATTACTACACAAACTATACACTGACGGTCCAGTACCGTACACACCGAGCCTCAGCCGATAGCCCCAGTGAGTGTCACTGTTAGTTTTCACAGTCACCTCCACACTGGCAGAGAGCAGTACACCTCAAGGCCGCCTTGTTGCACTTGCAGTGACCTCTGCAACCTTTTCTGCAGCCACAGCACAGCAGCTCTCGAGAGGAGATGCTGGCCTCAGGAAGGGTAGTCCACAGTGGCTTCCAGTCTGGTGGCTCTGTCCAACCCCAGTCTCCTGGAGATGGAAGGGCAGGAGCGGCAGTAAAGGCTTGCCCCCAGATGTGGCCAGCCTGGTAGACTGCCCTCTTGGCATGCTGCACCAGTGCAGCTCTCGTTGGCGGCAGCGATTCCATTGGCATGCCCGCTTGGTGAAGAGATGCTGGCGCACTTCGTCAATGCTGTCCAGGTCACTGGTGCGGTCATACAGGAAGACTGTGAAGTGCTCCAGCATGGTCATAGCTTCATCATCTATCTCTCCAGGAGCATCGCACAGGAGACCAAACGTGGCTGTTACATCATCAAAGGCATTCCAGGTCTGCCATGCtagcttcttccctcttctggtGAAGGATGAGACGACATCACACCCTGTGTAAGCATGGAACATAGGTAGAGCAGTGGCTCTTTCAGGACCAATGCGAGATGCTATTTCGTCGGCAGGTATGTATTTGAAGTTCTGGCCAGTCCCAAAAGCAATCCACAGGTGCTTTAAGTGTAGCCTTGGCACTGCAGCGACTGACAGGACCACCACATCGGTATCAACTGTACGCAGGACAATCTTCTGGCATCCTTGTCGGACAGCATCAGCAGTGTGCAGCAGCATTCTTGTGTCGGCTTCTTCCTGAGTACAGGGGCTCAGTGCTGCAGTGATGCTTTCATCTGGTGGATTGCAAAGAACACCATCACCTAGGGTGGCAACAAGCTGCTTTCCATCTGGTCGGTGCTGCATTTTCATTGTGCATCTAGCCAGGAATGTGAACAGTTCCTGCTTGTTTGCATCAAGTCTCAGAAACTGCTGCCAGTTGCCAGGTAAGTTGTTGTTCCTTGAACCCGGCGTCTGATCCCCTTTCCGCGGCGCTTTCTGGTTTCAGACTTCAAGCTGTTCTCAAGGTACTGGTCCCACACTATATCCACCCTGTCTGCTCGCTCCAGCTGCTTTTCAATGTAAGGCAAGAAGACTTTGTCTGCATAGTCATTGAATGTTGTGCAAACAACTGGCTTCAGCATGTTCACAAGCGCAGCACCATCGAGGATGATCGCATCAGAATCGGGAGCATCAATGCtacactcaacactgctagTGAGGCAGTCAAGAAGATCTGACTTCTTGCCCTGGCGTAACTTGCCATCCTGAGACAGAGACGGTGGGCACCTCTGATTTTCGTGTCTGAAGAATTCATTTAGATCACCGTCTCGTGATTGACACGCAATGTACAGTCGCGAAAATAGTGAGCAGTCACTCTTAAGAGACTGTAACTTGGACGTGGACTGGGACTTGCCTCTTGCTGGAGGTTGTCCGAACAGTTGGAGTTTGTTCTTCGTGATCCTGTCACTGAGAGGCTTGCTGCCATTCACGAGGCGCTCTTCAACAAAGGACTGATACTGCTGTACTCCAAGTTCTTCAGCCTGACGAACGGACTTGGCAGCTTCTTCATCCATGATGTCATGGGTGTCAAGACATATCAACTCCTGGCTCTCCTCGATGAATGGATTCCCCATGTCAGTTATGACCTCAACCAGGGAACACACCTGTGTGACAAACGTCTTCTGAATGCTTGCAGTCTGTTCAAGGTGCCTCATCTCTTTGCTCTGCTTGCTCTCCATAGCCTCCACTGAAGACTCAAATTCAGCAATCATCCTTGCCATCTCAGGACCTGCAACAGACCATCTTCTGAATGCTTCAGGGTTTTGTGTTAGGCCCACAGCACCACCATCTTCTTTCAGGGTTGCATTATTCTGCTCATGTGCCTGATCAATGGCCATTGCAGAGAATGGGCGCTGGCTCTTACGAACAGTGAATCCTCCATTGCGAAAATCCTCAACAACTTCTGGATGCATGTGTTCCAGACTGATCATGTCTCGCACATGAACAGATGCCCATCGAGCATAGTTCACATGATCTAGGGCAAAGAACCATGGAATCAGCTTGCTCAAGATCTCAACATAGAGATCAAAGTCAGACTCTCGCAGTGATCTGACATAGGTCATCAGAAGGAGCTCAAGCCGCAGGGTCGTACACCAGAAGTAGAACTGGACACTCTCAGTACTCCTCTCATCACACCACTGTTCAAATGTCTTCACATCATCAGGGTCTGGTTTCATTTCAGCATACTGGAGATAGGCCTTCTTCATGAGGATATGCAGGCAACAGGCTGTCACCTGGTGAACATGACGAGTACGGGTAACGTGGGCTGCCTTTAAGAAGGAGTCTGCGGTGCCTGGAGAGGCAACCTTTGCCTGTACAAGGGCCTCTACCCATCCACTATCCTCTAACCAATCTCCCAAAACCTTCATTGTCGCCATCTCTGTGTGGAGACCACCCAGCACCATGACAAACTTGGCTTCTCCATACTTCTCAGGCCATGTCCACTGTATTTCTTTGCAGATGGCAAAGAGTGGCTGGTCAACTGTAATGACTGGAACTTGTCCCGGGTTAACGTGCTCTACAGCCTGCTGGATCACATCCATTGAATGGCGCATCATTGCAGTGGACTTTGACTGCTcttggaaaagaggaagaaggacacTTATATCTGGAGTGATaccttgttcttgttgatgaCTAGCATGATAGGCAGCCCATGACACATTGCTGTCTCCAGAAACGTCTACCAGGTTTGTGCCGTCCACAGACTCCAGCCATCTGAAACAAGCACAACAACCTTTATTAAAAGGCTA
The sequence above is drawn from the Portunus trituberculatus isolate SZX2019 chromosome 41, ASM1759143v1, whole genome shotgun sequence genome and encodes:
- the LOC123516404 gene encoding uncharacterized protein LOC123516404 is translated as MEMATKKHQMAASLSPEPSQDAQITNWNKCIICQTDTDENLQCPAESRRTDQGAGYITFSENLARFHELDSIPVTLDIRRLDEGKGVRTTLEERHAKWHKSCRIKFNTTKLQRAEKRECPDPEKPHLNERLIAKLSAGDMVAQDVLYHARCLAALYKKASTAEHAEDKEEKMKLILANFPDLKAYKEGRDILLAFDEDIGSALTKVCEKEYDDEAITLAKAAQIVRRYMLEKNASFTGSFDSECQTQSVPQTLLALVAMIHEGPSIKSQSGSSGNVFSQATLSVAQLLQYNSSVRRGSESSGVRHNKARETPLAIYVGATIHEKTRKRQLVDKMFKLGLSISYDRVMEISTGQGNRACKQYEQEKTVCPRNLRLGLNTKGAIDNIDHNPSSTTAMDSFHGTGISLFQQVTESNPGTVRPDFCPLEVSTSKKVSELPDCYTSVPPVMYKRKERLTVPKIEGSLTRDGQLVEQALLKETRWLESVDGTNLVDVSGDSNVSWAAYHASHQQEQGITPDISVLLPLFQEQSKSTAMMRHSMDVIQQAVEHVNPGQVPVITVDQPLFAICKEIQWTWPEKYGEAKFVMVLGGLHTEMATMKVLGDWLEDSGWVEALVQAKVASPGTADSFLKAAHVTRTRHVHQVTACCLHILMKKAYLQYAEMKPDPDDVKTFEQWCDERSTESVQFYFWCTTLRLELLLMTYVRSLRESDFDLYVEILSKLIPWFFALDHVNYARWASVHVRDMISLEHMHPEVVEDFRNGGFTVRKSQRPFSAMAIDQAHEQNNATLKEDGGAVGLTQNPEAFRRWSVAGPEMARMIAEFESSVEAMESKQSKEMRHLEQTASIQKTFVTQVCSLVEVITDMGNPFIEESQELICLDTHDIMDEEAAKSVRQAEELGVQQYQSFVEERLVNGSKPLSDRITKNKLQLFGQPPARGKSQSTSKLQSLKSDCSLFSRLYIACQSRDGDLNEFFRHENQRCPPSLSQDGKLRQGKKSDLLDCLTSSVECSIDAPDSDAIILDGAALVNMLKPVVCTTFNDYADKVFLPYIEKQLERADRVDIVWDQYLENSLKSETRKRRGKGIRRRVQGTTTYLATGSSF